In Candidatus Reconcilbacillus cellulovorans, the following proteins share a genomic window:
- a CDS encoding SsrA-binding protein: protein MTKRADDGKVLVQNRKASHDYYIEDTYEAGIVLTGTEIKSLRAGKANINDSFALIRNGEIFVHNMHISPYEQGNRYNHDPRRVRKLLLKKAEIHKLLGLSKQQGYTIVPLKVYLRNGYAKMLIGLAKGKKLYDKREAEARRDAERDIRRALREKQKFMR from the coding sequence ATGACGAAACGCGCCGACGACGGCAAAGTGCTCGTTCAGAACCGCAAGGCCTCGCACGACTACTATATCGAGGACACGTACGAGGCGGGCATCGTCCTGACCGGGACCGAAATCAAATCGCTGAGGGCCGGCAAGGCGAACATCAACGATAGTTTCGCCTTGATCCGAAACGGCGAGATCTTCGTGCACAACATGCACATCAGCCCGTACGAACAGGGCAACCGGTATAACCACGATCCGCGCCGCGTGCGCAAACTTTTGTTGAAAAAAGCCGAAATCCATAAACTGCTCGGCCTGTCCAAACAGCAGGGCTACACGATCGTCCCGCTGAAAGTGTACCTTCGCAACGGCTACGCCAAGATGCTGATCGGTCTGGCCAAAGGTAAAAAACTGTACGACAAACGCGAGGCCGAAGCGCGCCGCGACGCCGAACGCGACATTCGCCGGGCGCTGCGGGAGAAACAGAAGTTCATGCGGTGA